DNA sequence from the Penicillium psychrofluorescens genome assembly, chromosome: 3 genome:
ATTAGCTCTGCCTGCAAAGGCTAATAATGACAAAGTTTCTGCATCTCAGGATTTGAGGGATTCATATAAATACCAGTCGTATTGCTTCCTATCTTGGGAGTGGAAACTTCTGCTAAAACGCACTTCGCTGGCGCATATGGAGTATATTACAGAGACAAACAGTGTGCTACCACAGCTGAGGTCGTTTAGAAATTTGTGAATACATTGCTATGTAGTTGTACACCTGGAGCAACGAAGGACTATGATCCCCAGCCCCGACCTCGCCGCATCGCATCACTGGGAGCATTCCTCTCGGCGTCCATCATCCGATCGAAATCGGCCTGAGCCTGCTCCCGCTCACGGCTGCGCTCACTTTCATATCTATCGTTCTCTGATTCCATGTTCCGCTGCGAGCCGGGCTGCGATGACCCCTGCCGATACTGGGGGCCCGAGGCATTCTGTCGTCTGATCCGATCCCAAGCACTGCCACCTGACGTGCCATCAGGATTGGTTCCCCGGTACTCCGGAGCCGTGGGACTattgtcatcatcgccaaagAAATCGCCGCCTCCGGACCCGGACTCATTGCCAGTGCCCTGTGTTGCTGTCGGGCTGCCGTACATCCCTGGTCGGCGAGAGCCGTCTGGACCAGAACGCGACTGATCCGCTGAGTAAGACTGTTTGCTAGACTCCGTGGCATTGTATGTCATGTCGTTCTCGCTGGAGGAAGCATTGTacggcgaggaagatgaggatggagaaTTCAGCGAGCCAGGAGAGTCATAGCTGCCTTGCTCGTTATCATGGCTTTCCGCATAGGCGCCAGCGGTATCCTCGGCAGACTGATTTTCCCCTCCTTCCCCTCTAAACCGGCGCATCTTTTGCATTTGCAGCTCATAATTGCGCTTCCGCCTCTCCTCAggcttctgctgcgccatGTCCTTCCTGAAATGCTCCAATCGCGGGTCCCCGAGTATGTTCCGAATATAGTTGGACGTGCTGAATGCAGACGAGACGATAGCGCCAAGCGTGCCCCAGAAAAGCAGCTTGAATCCCGCACGAAACGCTACCTGTTGGAAGCCTGTCCGGTCAGATGCGGCGAAATTCCGTAGTGTGGTGAGCAGCTTGGCAGGTGTCGGATCCGCAGGGAACATTGGTGACTTGCGCGCGCCATTGTATAAGTAGGCCGTGCCGGCAAACACGGATAGCGGTAGTCCGATTCGGCCGTGGTACAGTTCGCGCGTGCCGTGTTGGACAAATGCGTCCACCTCTTCCTGTGTTGCCTCTCGGCCACATATTACGTATGTGTTTTGCACCCGTTCGGATATGCTATGAATTGCCCGCCTATTCCAGAACCGATTGCCAAAGAATCCAAAGTATAGTGTGAAATAGTCCGGCCGGGCCATGAGCTCTGGCTTGATCTTCAGCGGCCGGCCGAGCGCTCCGTATACGACGGTTGAAGATCCGTCGGAGTCATTGTTGTTGGAGAACCCGCCTGCTTGCGGGGAGGCATCGTCGAGAACCATGGGGGAGTCGATTCTGGGAATCGTCGACGGTGAGCGAGCGCTGTTAACCGAGATGGACAGTGGAGAGCGAACGAGAGAGGGAGCTTGAGCTAAGTTAGACATGACGTGGGTGCTGACTCAGCATTTCTATAGAGCACTGATTTATCTACATCTTTACTTCGAAGGAGAAACGATGTTGCCAACTTATTAAATTCATTTAATGAGAATACTCTGCTTTTTACCACTTCTCAGCGTATGGCCTAAGGTCCAACTCAAAAGCAAACGTCGTGCGTGGCTGGGTGTGCAGATGCCAGTAGGAATCCGCAATCTAGATGAATGATGAGCATACAATCCAATGGAAAACAATTAATGGGGAAGTCCTACCGCGTCGGGGCTGAGCTTCCCATCCTCATGCGCAACAGTGTAGGCCTTGGTGCGGGGGATATCGATGATGCCGTCGATGATTGCATGCGACACATGGATTCCCTGCGGGCCGAACTCGCGGGCAAGAGATTGGGCCAAAGCGCGCAAAGCAAACTTGGCGGAAGCAAACGCAGCGAAATTGGCCGAGCCCTTGACGCTCGCTGTGGCGCCGGTGAAGATCAAGGTGGGCGGGTGGGGAGATGTGCCTTTGGCCTGGAGAAGCAGGGGCAAAGTGCGCTTGGCAAATCTGAACGCGCCCGTTCTGTGTATATATTCGGTCAGAATATTTGGTGAAGTTTGGTAGAAGCAGCAACAGAGTATGCTTGGGTGGATACATACGCCTGCGTCTCGAGCGAATTCGAATACTCTTCCTCCGTCACCTCCAAGAACGGCTTCCGTGCAAAACTACCGCTGGAATTAAACACCGCTGCAGCTATTCCGGCACCGGGGTACTTCTGTGCGATCTGATCAAAGGCGGCCTTGACGCTGTCGCTGTCGGAAAGGTCGGTACTGATACCCACGGCTTGGCCGCCACTTGAgttgatctccttgaccacGGGTTCGTAATTCGAGGGTGTCCGAGATAAAAGGACCACCGGATAGGCTTTGCCGAAAATCCTAGCGATGGAAGCGCCCTGGTGGGATGTTAGAGATGGGGATGTAGGATAAGGAGTGAACACGACTTACAGTGCCGGGGCCGACGCCGGCGATAATTGCGAGGGACTTGGATGCCATGATTGAAATGTAATGTCCGGGATGAGAGGGTGGGTTGTTGGTTATAAAAG
Encoded proteins:
- a CDS encoding uncharacterized protein (ID:PFLUO_005114-T1.cds;~source:funannotate); this translates as MVLDDASPQAGGFSNNNDSDGSSTVVYGALGRPLKIKPELMARPDYFTLYFGFFGNRFWNRRAIHSISERVQNTYVICGREATQEEVDAFVQHGTRELYHGRIGLPLSVFAGTAYLYNGARKSPMFPADPTPAKLLTTLRNFAASDRTGFQQVAFRAGFKLLFWGTLGAIVSSAFSTSNYIRNILGDPRLEHFRKDMAQQKPEERRKRNYELQMQKMRRFRGEGGENQSAEDTAGAYAESHDNEQGSYDSPGSLNSPSSSSSPYNASSSENDMTYNATESSKQSYSADQSRSGPDGSRRPGMYGSPTATQGTGNESGSGGGDFFGDDDNSPTAPEYRGTNPDGTSGGSAWDRIRRQNASGPQYRQGSSQPGSQRNMESENDRYESERSREREQAQADFDRMMDAERNAPSDAMRRGRGWGS
- a CDS encoding uncharacterized protein (ID:PFLUO_005115-T1.cds;~source:funannotate), producing the protein MASKSLAIIAGVGPGTGASIARIFGKAYPVVLLSRTPSNYEPVVKEINSSGGQAVGISTDLSDSDSVKAAFDQIAQKYPGAGIAAAVFNSSGSFARKPFLEVTEEEYSNSLETQATGAFRFAKRTLPLLLQAKGTSPHPPTLIFTGATASVKGSANFAAFASAKFALRALAQSLAREFGPQGIHVSHAIIDGIIDIPRTKAYTVAHEDGKLSPDAIADSYWHLHTQPRTTFAFELDLRPYAEKW